Genomic DNA from Candidatus Edwardsbacteria bacterium:
CACCAGGTCCCACATGATAATATTCTCCATTATCTTGACATTCATCATTCGGGCCACCCTCTCCAGCCGGCGTCCGGCCCCCAAACGGTAAAGCAGGCCTTTGATGCCTACTTCCACGCCCACCAGCACCAAGGCTTCGCCCGCCGCCCGGAGCTTGACGTCGTTGACCAGCAGCAGCCGGCGGCCATCGTTGTCCACTATCTGCTGGTCCATCACATGGCGTTTGAACAACAGTTCGCCTTTCTCCAGCTTGCCCGGTTTGATCTCGCTGTAGGCTATTTTTAAAACAATCCTATCGTCATCAACCGTATTCACCGCTTTCCAGGGGATGATGGCCTCGAATTTGGCCGTCCCCAGCAGGCTGACCCGTATCTTTACCAACACCGCCACCGACGATACCCAGGGAAACTCCTCGCCCATCATTACCGCCAGGTCGGCCACCTTGCCGATCTTGACTCCGTCCCGGTCTATCACCGGAAGGCCCAGATAGTCCTTGGTAAAACTGGTGGCTCCCTCGGAGATGGTGATATGTTTTTTATG
This window encodes:
- a CDS encoding PRC-barrel domain-containing protein, with the protein product MTDSHKKHITISEGATSFTKDYLGLPVIDRDGVKIGKVADLAVMMGEEFPWVSSVAVLVKIRVSLLGTAKFEAIIPWKAVNTVDDDRIVLKIAYSEIKPGKLEKGELLFKRHVMDQQIVDNDGRRLLLVNDVKLRAAGEALVLVGVEVGIKGLLYRLGAGRRLERVARMMNVKIMENIIMWDLVEQFDDQMKLIKLSISQEMLKDLMNL